The Oenanthe melanoleuca isolate GR-GAL-2019-014 unplaced genomic scaffold, OMel1.0 S034, whole genome shotgun sequence DNA segment AATTCAACCACCAAGCCAAACAAATATTATCAAAGATGATTTTTATTGCAAGTGACATGCTGAAACTAGCAAGCAGTTTACTGTTTGTTAAACAATCCCATCATGAGTCTCCACACTGCagccttgagctcctggttcctcaggctgtagatgagggggttcagggctggaggcaccaccaagtacagaactgacagggccagatccagggatggggaggagatggaggggggcttcaggtAGGAAAATGTGCCAGAGCTAATAAACAGGGAGACCACAgacaggtgagggaggcaggtggaaaaggctttgtgctgtCTCTGCTCAGAGGGGATTCTCGGCACAGCCCTGAAaatctgcacataggagaaaacaatgaacacaaaacaaccaaGTGCTAAACAAGCACTAACTGCAATGAGTCCAAGTTCCCTGAGGGAGTTagactgggagcaggagagTTTGAGGATCTGGGGTACTTCgcagaagaactggcccagggcattgccatgACACAGGGGCagagaaaatgtattggctgtttgcagcagagcatggagaaagccactggcccaggcagctgctgccatgtgagcacaagctctgctgcccaggagggtcccgtagtgcaggggtttgcagatggacacgtagcggtcgtagcacatgatggtcaggagaTAATACTCTGCTGatatgaagaacagaaagaaaaagagctgtgcagcacatccttcataggagatgttcctggtgtcccagacagaattgtgcatggcttggggcacagtggtgcagatgcagcccaggtcagtgagggccaggttgagcaggaagaagaacatgggggtgtgcaggtggtggccgcaggctacggcgctgatgatgaggccgttgcccaggagggcagccagggagatgcccaggaagaggcagaagtgcaggagctgcagctgccgtgtgtctgccaatggcagcaggaggaagtggctgatggagctgctgttggacatttgctgtGTCTTGGCATGAGGATCTGTAAGAAAAGTAATCATGGAATAGTTCGGTTTGGAGAGACTTTAaatatcccagcccagcctggtggCATTTCCCCtccactgcctgcccagggctctgctgtctggagctgtccctgccagcagctgcttccctgtgcccagggctgggccctgccagtgctgacagagtccagcccagctctgggggctcagctctgccctgcagaccccttccagcacagagcactgcccagggcaagctctgcctctgcaggctCTGATGGCAATGTCAGAGCATCCCAGAGAAGGCTGAAAAAgtgaccctgctgctgcctctaaGGGGCCTTGTGCTGATTTCTGTCAGTGTCTGCTTTATTAAGATCTCAgagaatttttataaaaattttctTAACCTAAACTCAGAGATGAATATCAGTGCACAGTTTTCTATTTAGGCAACCCAGAgcaatagattaaaaaaaaaagaattttcccttttatgcAGCCGCTGCATTTCTGTGCTATCtatataatttatttggaaatgTTCTGCAGTTAAATGTCATGCTAGGAGCAGCCCTGAACAATGCAGCATCCTCACCACACAAGGAGAAATCTTACAAGCCTTACCAGCTGTCTCTTTCCACCCAGACCTTGTCCCtagtgctgggagcagctcccagggctggcacagagctgtcaccggcaggcagcagagtccctgccccaccacagcaccctgggctgcaggaccctgctctgcaggacagccctgggcacccctggctgctctaCAGAAGAGAGAGTCAGAGAATGTACTCACAGTCTGTAGGCATTGCTATGTTCTAGCTTTAGGACATcactgcagaagctgcagctgcattctcctgcagccagagggtTCCTGTgtcaggaagaggcaga contains these protein-coding regions:
- the LOC130266402 gene encoding olfactory receptor 14A16-like, with the translated sequence MPTDYPHAKTQQMSNSSSISHFLLLPLADTRQLQLLHFCLFLGISLAALLGNGLIISAVACGHHLHTPMFFFLLNLALTDLGCICTTVPQAMHNSVWDTRNISYEGCAAQLFFFLFFISAEYYLLTIMCYDRYVSICKPLHYGTLLGSRACAHMAAAAWASGFLHALLQTANTFSLPLCHGNALGQFFCEVPQILKLSCSQSNSLRELGLIAVSACLALGCFVFIVFSYVQIFRAVPRIPSEQRQHKAFSTCLPHLSVVSLFISSGTFSYLKPPSISSPSLDLALSVLYLVVPPALNPLIYSLRNQELKAAVWRLMMGLFNKQ